From a region of the Coprococcus comes ATCC 27758 genome:
- a CDS encoding ATP-binding protein, with protein MYLKRKVYDQLLDWKNDTVHSTLEVNGARQVGKTYIINKFADENFRHKIYINLFDLSGKQFMECYKKATDWTPGTKRPEQPLHDAFKLFDPDFEDTNDTVIIIDEIQESSEIFNRIREFTRYFQAHFIVTGSYLGRVLEPEFKFSSGDITSIRIYTLSFKEFLEALDDQLFQKYLSLPLDHADDTVPELYDELKNVYDIYRQIGGYPKVVETYLNTKDVEAAQKELVRIIRIFLNESMRYFDDITDISVFTNIFLSICRILLREKKGLDEDSISEELQKLVTKNYSSNLSKATCYRAINWLYHSGIIGFCGKITELDILNFKPGSRCFFMDLGVAYYYLSRTGATVSTMDGSLNENYVYINLSKRQEFPEEIIFETPAFATYKGGEIDFVAQTLKTHIRYLIEVKAGKGTASTALKALEQGKANKLLYLKGDTKGGTAGNVQTLPIYLLEQYHF; from the coding sequence ATGTATCTGAAAAGAAAAGTTTACGATCAGCTTCTGGATTGGAAAAACGATACCGTCCACAGCACCTTGGAAGTGAATGGTGCCAGACAGGTCGGAAAAACATATATTATCAATAAATTTGCGGATGAGAACTTCAGGCACAAGATCTACATTAACCTGTTTGATTTGTCCGGCAAACAATTTATGGAATGTTACAAAAAAGCCACAGACTGGACTCCCGGTACAAAACGACCGGAGCAGCCGCTTCACGATGCTTTTAAACTCTTCGATCCGGATTTTGAAGATACCAACGATACAGTCATCATTATTGATGAAATTCAGGAATCCTCAGAGATATTCAACCGTATCCGAGAATTTACCCGCTATTTTCAAGCGCATTTCATTGTAACTGGAAGTTATCTGGGACGTGTACTGGAACCGGAATTCAAATTCTCCAGTGGAGATATTACCAGTATCCGTATTTATACCCTTTCCTTTAAAGAGTTTTTGGAAGCATTGGATGACCAGCTTTTTCAGAAATATCTATCACTTCCACTGGATCATGCAGATGACACCGTACCGGAACTATATGACGAATTAAAGAATGTTTACGACATCTATAGACAGATTGGCGGCTATCCAAAGGTTGTGGAAACATACCTTAACACAAAAGACGTGGAAGCAGCTCAAAAAGAGCTTGTTAGAATCATCCGCATTTTCTTAAACGAATCTATGCGGTACTTTGATGACATCACAGATATTAGTGTTTTTACCAACATCTTTTTAAGCATCTGCCGTATTCTGCTTCGTGAAAAGAAAGGATTAGATGAGGACAGTATAAGTGAAGAACTGCAAAAGCTCGTTACAAAGAATTACTCCAGTAATCTTTCTAAAGCAACCTGCTATCGTGCTATCAACTGGCTTTATCATTCTGGAATCATCGGTTTCTGTGGCAAAATCACAGAACTGGACATCCTGAATTTCAAACCGGGAAGCCGCTGCTTCTTCATGGATCTTGGAGTTGCATATTATTATCTCTCCAGAACTGGTGCTACTGTATCAACTATGGATGGCTCATTGAACGAAAACTATGTTTACATTAACTTGTCCAAACGCCAGGAATTCCCGGAAGAAATTATCTTTGAGACACCGGCTTTTGCTACTTATAAAGGTGGTGAAATTGATTTTGTAGCTCAGACATTGAAAACTCACATCCGCTATCTGATTGAAGTTAAAGCCGGTAAGGGAACTGCATCTACTGCCTTGAAGGCATTGGAACAGGGGAAGGCCAATAAACTACTATATCTGAAAGGTGATACCAAAGGCGGAACCGCTGGGAATGTACAAACACTTCCTATCTATCTGCTAGAACAATATCATTTTTAA
- a CDS encoding ABC transporter permease produces the protein MMFKYELKKIFSKRVNQVLLAAVLVVTIIYSGMAIGSMRYVDEEGQNHTGIESGRLLAENINQWKGELTAEKISEVINDYKTISAKYPDEIPNTEYGKTVQSYYDIYSFVIGIMTPDSEWNESVVYQLSDEQLQNIYTIYQDNMKKIVEEYGTTPEKRSYLESVYKKIEIPFMFEAKDSWTTMTMYAQTYVLLMAVIIGFLVAGIFSGEFRPGTEDVFFATKYGRTKAIKNKIFAGILVSTVTYWIGVGVLSLISFAVMGTSGFFTPYQIDDPYSIYVMTYGEYYLLILVGGYIVTMFCAALTMLVTVKMHTPNLAICIPFFLLCMMPFIARVLPAFDAFFNLLPTVLTNIFNAVRTPILFQIGSFVFRQISLLMFLYILLFIVLLPLIYIGYSRYGLKKK, from the coding sequence ATGATGTTCAAATATGAGTTGAAAAAGATCTTTTCTAAGCGGGTTAATCAGGTTTTGCTTGCGGCAGTGCTTGTGGTGACGATTATTTATTCCGGTATGGCAATCGGAAGTATGCGCTATGTGGATGAAGAGGGGCAAAATCACACTGGGATTGAATCGGGACGGCTTCTGGCTGAAAATATCAATCAATGGAAAGGGGAACTTACAGCGGAGAAAATTTCCGAAGTAATAAATGATTACAAGACGATATCTGCCAAATATCCGGATGAAATACCAAATACAGAATATGGAAAAACAGTACAGTCATATTATGATATTTATAGTTTTGTAATTGGCATAATGACTCCAGATTCAGAATGGAATGAAAGTGTAGTATATCAGCTTTCAGATGAACAGCTACAGAATATCTATACAATCTATCAGGACAATATGAAGAAAATAGTGGAAGAGTATGGTACTACACCTGAAAAGAGAAGTTATCTGGAAAGCGTTTATAAAAAGATAGAAATACCTTTTATGTTCGAAGCAAAAGATTCCTGGACTACGATGACAATGTACGCACAAACTTATGTACTGTTAATGGCAGTGATCATAGGTTTTTTGGTAGCTGGTATATTTTCCGGAGAGTTCCGCCCGGGAACAGAGGATGTTTTTTTTGCCACTAAATATGGAAGAACGAAGGCAATAAAAAACAAGATTTTTGCGGGAATACTTGTGTCAACGGTTACCTATTGGATCGGAGTGGGGGTATTGTCTCTTATCTCATTTGCAGTAATGGGAACAAGCGGATTTTTCACGCCGTATCAGATTGATGATCCATACAGTATTTATGTTATGACATATGGAGAATATTATTTGCTGATACTTGTGGGCGGGTATATCGTGACAATGTTTTGTGCTGCGTTGACTATGCTGGTGACAGTTAAGATGCATACACCGAATCTGGCGATTTGTATCCCGTTTTTCCTGCTTTGTATGATGCCGTTTATCGCAAGAGTATTACCGGCATTTGATGCTTTTTTCAATTTGCTGCCAACTGTATTGACTAATATTTTTAATGCAGTGAGGACGCCGATTCTTTTTCAGATTGGTTCGTTTGTATTTCGTCAGATTTCGTTATTGATGTTTCTGTACATCTTATTATTTATTGTACTGTTGCCTTTAATATATATAGGTTATAGTCGATATGGGTTAAAGAAGAAATAG
- a CDS encoding NADAR family protein, whose product MNQTNTSKRIPTQINEFRGDYAFLSNFYPAPVSYMGQTYANNEAAFQAQKTLSAREQRKFCIFRMHNPSDAKKLGRDLTLRPDWEKVKVRLMYEICMCKFMQNPELRDKLLATGESTLIEGNNWGDYFWGKVNNCGENQLGIILMDVRAKLQWNAETAPNNIPQCLQ is encoded by the coding sequence ATGAATCAAACAAATACAAGCAAGCGCATACCTACACAGATCAATGAATTTCGGGGAGATTATGCTTTTCTAAGCAATTTCTATCCGGCACCGGTCTCTTACATGGGACAAACCTATGCAAATAATGAAGCTGCTTTTCAAGCGCAGAAAACACTCTCTGCGAGAGAGCAACGCAAATTCTGTATTTTTCGGATGCATAATCCTTCTGATGCAAAGAAACTCGGCAGAGATCTTACATTACGCCCGGACTGGGAAAAAGTGAAAGTCCGGCTCATGTATGAAATCTGCATGTGCAAATTCATGCAGAACCCGGAACTCCGGGATAAACTTCTTGCAACCGGAGAGTCCACACTTATTGAAGGAAACAACTGGGGTGACTATTTCTGGGGCAAAGTCAATAACTGCGGAGAAAACCAGTTAGGAATCATCCTGATGGATGTACGTGCGAAGCTGCAGTGGAATGCAGAAACAGCGCCCAATAATATACCTCAATGTCTGCAATAA
- a CDS encoding RNA polymerase sigma factor — protein MTSDFLLLQKIRNGNNHAGNQFVEKYYSFIYQYCFLHIHNQECAEDMVQETFVRFFGALMSGAEIGKAKSYLYSIAGNIIKNYYKKKKEILLDQLPDIEKDNLTEIEIRLDVERALDLLPEEIKETAILFFFQGLKQKEISDLLHIKLSLVKYRVSKAKELLSKQLEEGRD, from the coding sequence ATGACTTCTGACTTCTTATTACTACAGAAAATCAGAAACGGCAACAACCATGCAGGTAATCAGTTTGTTGAAAAATATTATTCTTTTATCTATCAATATTGCTTTCTGCACATCCACAATCAAGAATGTGCAGAAGATATGGTACAAGAAACTTTTGTGAGGTTTTTCGGAGCGCTGATGAGCGGAGCTGAAATAGGAAAGGCGAAGAGCTATCTATACAGCATAGCGGGAAATATCATTAAAAACTACTATAAAAAAAAGAAGGAAATATTATTGGATCAGTTGCCGGATATAGAAAAGGATAATCTGACAGAAATAGAAATCCGGCTTGATGTAGAACGGGCGTTGGATCTGCTTCCGGAAGAAATAAAAGAGACGGCAATCTTGTTTTTCTTTCAGGGGTTAAAACAAAAAGAAATTTCTGATTTATTACATATAAAATTATCACTTGTAAAATATCGTGTTTCGAAAGCAAAAGAATTACTGTCAAAACAGTTGGAGGAGGGAAGAGATTGA
- a CDS encoding LPD11 domain-containing protein gives MNENAKTKLVLEYTGMDDFSCPVYKDQFGKLWKDIDLGKEPEPNLYSLSFNHIDGEPSHPIQQEYTFHPAPYQRSSYEFEYRMLSKLQSDCEYYLGYGNRSPSILCNHSVQNHIARMKELWNGFPTDQKPEWLTWEQLLQYEKVMTETGIPVKNCSD, from the coding sequence ATGAATGAAAATGCAAAAACAAAATTAGTGCTTGAGTATACTGGCATGGATGATTTTTCCTGTCCGGTATATAAGGACCAATTCGGAAAGTTGTGGAAGGATATTGACCTTGGCAAAGAGCCTGAACCGAATCTTTATTCTTTATCTTTTAACCATATTGATGGAGAACCTTCCCATCCCATACAGCAGGAGTACACATTTCATCCGGCTCCGTATCAAAGAAGTTCCTATGAATTCGAGTACCGGATGTTAAGTAAATTACAGTCTGACTGTGAATACTATCTGGGCTACGGAAATCGCAGTCCGTCTATCCTATGCAATCATAGCGTTCAAAACCATATTGCCCGTATGAAAGAATTATGGAATGGTTTTCCCACAGATCAGAAACCGGAATGGCTGACCTGGGAACAGCTTCTTCAGTACGAAAAAGTAATGACAGAAACCGGAATACCCGTGAAGAACTGCTCAGACTAG
- a CDS encoding ABC transporter ATP-binding protein → MELQFKNVTKAYGDVHAVDHVTHSMEKGVYGLLGVNGAGKTTLMRMLCTAINPTSGEILWNGKDIFSLGASYRGILGYLPQNYGFYPDLSVYDYMMYIASIKGLRPIVAKKRALKLLEQVGMAEKRKKKMRTLSGGMIRRVGIAQAMLNDPRILVLDEPTAGLDPNERIRFRNLVSELSEDRLVLLSTHIVSDVEYVANEIILMKEGKFFYTGTSDEIILSMDMSVWNCTVPKRELNNYMKKYLTGNVRTVADGVELRVLSKTPPARNAVQVETTLEDAFLLYFGEKAGDKDDVQI, encoded by the coding sequence GTGGAACTGCAATTTAAAAATGTAACAAAAGCTTATGGAGATGTACATGCAGTAGATCACGTAACACATTCTATGGAGAAAGGTGTATATGGGTTATTGGGAGTAAACGGAGCGGGGAAAACCACTTTGATGCGGATGCTGTGTACAGCGATAAATCCGACAAGCGGAGAAATCTTGTGGAATGGAAAGGATATCTTCAGTTTGGGAGCATCTTATAGAGGGATACTCGGTTATCTGCCGCAGAATTACGGGTTTTATCCGGATCTTTCAGTGTATGACTACATGATGTATATTGCATCCATCAAAGGACTCCGTCCCATCGTGGCAAAGAAAAGGGCTTTAAAACTGCTAGAGCAGGTCGGGATGGCTGAAAAGCGAAAAAAAAAGATGCGCACTTTATCAGGGGGAATGATCCGGAGAGTCGGAATTGCTCAGGCGATGTTGAATGATCCGCGGATATTAGTATTGGATGAGCCAACCGCCGGTCTTGATCCGAATGAGAGAATCCGGTTCCGAAATCTGGTCAGTGAATTGTCGGAAGACCGCCTTGTCCTGCTGTCTACCCACATTGTGTCAGATGTCGAATACGTGGCAAATGAAATCATATTGATGAAAGAAGGAAAATTTTTCTATACAGGAACATCGGATGAGATTATTTTGTCTATGGATATGTCAGTATGGAATTGTACTGTTCCTAAAAGGGAACTGAATAATTATATGAAGAAATATCTGACTGGAAATGTAAGGACAGTTGCCGACGGAGTGGAACTAAGAGTCCTTTCAAAGACGCCGCCGGCAAGGAATGCAGTACAGGTGGAGACAACACTGGAGGATGCATTTCTTCTGTATTTTGGAGAAAAGGCAGGTGATAAAGATGATGTTCAAATATGA
- a CDS encoding type II toxin-antitoxin system HicA family toxin: MSKWDKLLTRICSLSKDLRFDELRKVLESYGYEINAPRSGSSHYTFRKAGCQPITIPKHEPIKKIYVEMVKQIVESEAKNDEDTE; encoded by the coding sequence ATGTCGAAATGGGATAAACTATTGACAAGAATTTGCTCATTATCGAAAGACCTTCGTTTTGATGAATTAAGAAAAGTATTAGAAAGTTATGGATATGAGATAAATGCTCCGAGAAGTGGGAGCAGCCATTATACATTCCGTAAAGCGGGATGCCAGCCGATAACAATACCGAAACACGAACCAATCAAGAAAATTTATGTTGAAATGGTAAAGCAGATTGTAGAAAGTGAGGCGAAAAACGATGAAGACACTGAATGA
- a CDS encoding recombinase family protein, producing the protein MQIYGYHRTSTKEQHLDRGIQEIERYCNEHEMALTNIFTDQETGKNFNRPRYTVLVEDVLRLGDILIVTELDRLGRNKHDTMQQIQRIKDMGVRLMVLELPTTLMDLSVMDNAMARMMLETINNMMLELYASMAQAELEKKEKRQREGIEAKKLRGEWDDYGRPSVMKQETFDENFQSVISGKMTPTQLRKSLGMTHSTFYRYRKTFYEKYPELSNT; encoded by the coding sequence ATGCAGATATATGGATATCACCGCACCAGTACAAAGGAGCAGCATCTTGATCGTGGCATACAGGAAATTGAGCGGTACTGTAACGAGCATGAGATGGCACTTACGAATATTTTTACGGATCAGGAGACAGGGAAGAATTTTAATCGTCCGAGATATACCGTTTTAGTGGAGGATGTCCTGCGGCTGGGAGATATTTTGATTGTTACAGAATTGGACAGACTGGGGAGAAACAAGCATGACACCATGCAGCAGATCCAGCGGATCAAGGACATGGGAGTGCGGCTTATGGTTTTGGAACTGCCGACTACGCTTATGGACTTATCTGTGATGGATAATGCGATGGCAAGGATGATGCTGGAAACAATCAATAACATGATGCTGGAGCTTTATGCTTCTATGGCGCAGGCAGAGCTGGAGAAAAAGGAGAAGCGACAGCGGGAAGGTATAGAAGCGAAGAAATTGCGGGGTGAATGGGATGATTATGGAAGACCAAGCGTGATGAAGCAGGAAACCTTTGACGAGAACTTCCAGAGCGTTATTTCCGGAAAAATGACACCGACGCAGCTTCGGAAGAGTCTGGGAATGACACACTCGACTTTTTACCGGTATCGTAAAACTTTTTATGAAAAATATCCGGAACTTTCCAATACCTAG
- a CDS encoding M15 family metallopeptidase, producing MRSYKRYTRRKRLLKQIAVVALVFILGFVLLRAVSYMAIQGEIPMINSFNLFRREADTSFGWNLILVNDDYCVPRNYEVELTELSNGEKVDSRIYPQLQQMFDDARAEGLELFVREGYRTTQDQKDIMNERIQQYQDEGYSRGEAKKLAKEYVAEPGTSEHELGIAVDINADTSKCSSDAVYTWLANNAYKYGFIKRYPDNKIEITGVNNEPWHYRYVGVDAALEMQKKGLCLEEYIETLK from the coding sequence ATGAGAAGTTATAAACGGTATACCAGGCGAAAGAGACTTTTGAAGCAAATCGCTGTGGTTGCTTTAGTGTTTATATTGGGATTTGTGCTTTTGCGGGCTGTTTCGTATATGGCGATTCAGGGTGAAATTCCGATGATTAACAGTTTCAATCTATTTAGAAGGGAAGCTGATACTTCTTTTGGATGGAACTTGATTCTTGTAAATGACGATTATTGTGTTCCCCGTAATTATGAGGTAGAACTCACAGAATTATCAAACGGAGAAAAAGTGGATTCGAGAATCTATCCTCAGCTTCAGCAGATGTTTGATGATGCCAGAGCTGAGGGACTTGAATTATTTGTAAGGGAAGGGTACAGGACAACTCAGGATCAGAAAGATATTATGAATGAGAGAATTCAGCAGTATCAGGATGAAGGCTATTCACGTGGGGAGGCAAAAAAACTTGCGAAAGAATATGTTGCCGAACCTGGAACAAGTGAGCATGAACTTGGGATAGCCGTTGATATCAATGCGGATACGTCCAAGTGTTCTTCGGATGCTGTTTATACATGGCTTGCCAATAATGCATATAAATATGGTTTTATTAAAAGGTATCCTGATAATAAGATAGAAATTACAGGAGTGAACAATGAACCCTGGCATTATAGGTATGTAGGGGTGGATGCTGCCCTGGAAATGCAGAAAAAAGGATTGTGTCTGGAGGAGTATATCGAGACTCTAAAATAA
- a CDS encoding type II toxin-antitoxin system HicB family antitoxin: MKTLNDYLAMSYRMEIVEDKDEGGFVVSYPELPGCITCGETIERAVENAADAKKAWLEAALEEGIEIHEPGSLEEYSGQFKIRMPRSLHRDLAEHSKKEGISMNQYCIYLLSKNDALLVK; the protein is encoded by the coding sequence ATGAAGACACTGAATGATTATTTGGCAATGTCCTATCGCATGGAAATTGTGGAAGATAAGGATGAAGGTGGATTTGTGGTTTCTTATCCGGAACTGCCGGGATGCATCACCTGTGGAGAGACGATAGAAAGGGCAGTTGAAAATGCAGCGGATGCAAAAAAAGCATGGTTAGAAGCTGCACTGGAAGAAGGGATTGAGATTCACGAACCGGGAAGCCTGGAAGAGTATTCGGGACAGTTTAAAATAAGGATGCCACGCAGCTTACACCGGGATCTGGCGGAACACTCAAAAAAAGAAGGCATCAGTATGAATCAATACTGTATATATCTTCTTTCAAAGAATGATGCGCTGTTAGTAAAATAA
- the ligA gene encoding NAD-dependent DNA ligase LigA gives MSVKRIKNLVKQLNEYRHAYYNQDAPLVSDAEYDRLFDELKELEEQTGFILSNSPTQTVGYYPVSELAKVTHPIPLLSLEKTKLISELLDFMKGQEVLFMLKLDGLTTKLIYEDGRLIQASTRGDGEVGEDITHNIPAFLNVPLTIPHKERLVITGESFIPTNDFERLKDTLRDGNGKPYKNGRNFASGSVRSLDPKNCIGRCVRFLPFNVLEGMEDVPFPDSRACKLEGLTHLGFGYCPFFSISGTGLSKEYAEKFIQELVSTAANLHLPIDGIVMIFDSLSYSKSCGKTGHHYKDGLAYKFEDDTYETFLREIEWTPTRFGEIAPVGIFDTVEIDGCDVSRASLHNLTFIKNLELVPGCRILVSKRNMIIPHIEDNLDRGRYTDITPPVCPCCGSKTRTYSRKTSDGRTVETLHCDNPQCDSQITRRFVHFASKKAMNIEGLSEATLEKFLNLGYLHSFQDIYHLEEHREDIVALDGYGEKSFDRLWESINASRRTSFVRYLVSMDIPMIGRTKSRILDTVFSGNLTAFEQAAVGDYDFTQLEDFGEILNHNIHSWFADEANLDLWKNLQNEFTFEQRKEETIMTKENKFTGCTIVATGKLEHFTRDGINDKILELGAKPGSSVTKKTDYLICGEKAGSKLAKAQSLGIPILTEAEFLEMIA, from the coding sequence ATGTCAGTCAAAAGAATTAAGAATCTTGTAAAACAACTCAATGAATACCGTCATGCCTACTACAATCAGGATGCCCCTCTGGTATCTGATGCCGAGTATGACCGACTCTTTGACGAACTGAAGGAACTGGAGGAACAGACTGGTTTCATCCTGTCAAATTCTCCGACACAGACGGTTGGATATTATCCGGTCAGTGAACTTGCCAAAGTCACCCATCCGATTCCACTGCTCTCGCTTGAGAAAACAAAACTGATTTCAGAGCTTTTAGATTTCATGAAAGGACAGGAAGTTCTCTTTATGCTGAAACTGGACGGTTTGACTACCAAACTCATTTACGAAGATGGCAGACTGATTCAGGCTTCTACCCGTGGAGATGGTGAAGTGGGGGAAGATATTACACACAATATCCCGGCATTTTTAAATGTACCGCTTACCATTCCACACAAAGAACGTCTGGTCATTACCGGTGAGTCTTTTATACCAACCAATGATTTTGAACGTCTGAAAGATACTCTGCGTGATGGAAATGGAAAACCTTATAAAAACGGACGTAATTTTGCTTCCGGATCAGTACGAAGTCTTGATCCGAAGAACTGTATCGGACGTTGTGTTCGCTTTCTTCCGTTCAATGTATTAGAAGGAATGGAGGATGTTCCCTTCCCGGACAGCAGAGCCTGCAAATTAGAAGGTTTAACACACCTGGGCTTTGGTTACTGCCCGTTTTTCTCAATTTCAGGAACCGGACTTTCAAAAGAATATGCGGAGAAATTCATTCAGGAATTGGTATCCACAGCAGCAAATTTACATCTTCCTATCGATGGCATTGTCATGATTTTTGACAGTCTCAGCTACTCCAAAAGCTGCGGAAAAACCGGACACCACTATAAGGACGGCCTCGCCTATAAGTTTGAGGATGATACCTACGAAACTTTCTTGCGTGAAATTGAATGGACACCGACCAGATTCGGAGAGATTGCTCCGGTCGGCATCTTCGATACCGTGGAGATTGACGGCTGTGATGTTTCCAGAGCTTCCCTTCATAATCTGACCTTTATCAAAAATCTGGAGCTTGTACCCGGATGCCGGATTCTTGTTTCCAAACGAAACATGATCATCCCACATATAGAGGATAATCTGGATCGTGGAAGGTATACCGACATCACGCCTCCGGTCTGCCCTTGCTGTGGTTCCAAAACCAGAACCTACAGCCGTAAGACCAGCGACGGTCGCACCGTAGAAACTCTGCATTGTGATAATCCGCAGTGCGACAGCCAGATCACAAGAAGGTTTGTCCATTTTGCCAGCAAGAAGGCAATGAACATCGAAGGACTGTCAGAAGCCACTTTAGAAAAATTCCTGAATCTGGGCTATCTGCACTCTTTTCAGGACATCTATCATCTGGAGGAACACCGGGAAGATATTGTGGCACTGGACGGATATGGTGAGAAATCTTTCGACCGCTTGTGGGAATCCATCAACGCCAGCCGGAGGACCAGCTTTGTCCGCTATCTGGTTTCCATGGATATTCCTATGATCGGCAGAACCAAAAGCCGGATTCTGGACACCGTATTTTCCGGAAATTTAACTGCATTTGAACAGGCGGCTGTCGGAGATTACGACTTCACTCAGTTAGAGGATTTTGGCGAAATCTTAAATCACAACATCCATTCCTGGTTTGCAGATGAAGCAAATCTTGATTTATGGAAAAACTTACAGAACGAATTCACATTTGAACAAAGAAAGGAAGAGACCATTATGACAAAAGAAAACAAATTTACAGGATGTACCATCGTAGCAACAGGGAAACTGGAGCATTTTACCAGAGACGGTATCAACGATAAGATTCTGGAGCTTGGTGCCAAACCTGGCAGCTCTGTAACAAAGAAAACCGATTACCTGATCTGCGGGGAAAAAGCCGGCAGCAAACTGGCAAAAGCCCAGAGCCTTGGTATTCCAATTCTTACAGAAGCTGAATTTTTGGAGATGATTGCATAA
- a CDS encoding DUF5348 domain-containing protein, with product MSEKRIGTLIYDPSMGRYDIRFGIESYYGGLHCGDCFDVKVRDVWIPVRIEMDENWYLVGLSKTRLGGLTVRM from the coding sequence ATGAGTGAAAAAAGAATAGGTACTTTGATTTATGATCCATCTATGGGAAGATATGATATCCGGTTTGGTATTGAATCCTATTATGGGGGACTGCATTGTGGAGACTGCTTTGATGTGAAGGTAAGGGATGTATGGATTCCGGTTCGGATTGAAATGGACGAGAACTGGTATCTTGTGGGACTTTCGAAGACACGCCTCGGCGGGCTGACTGTTCGGATGTAG